A section of the Malus sylvestris chromosome 17, drMalSylv7.2, whole genome shotgun sequence genome encodes:
- the LOC126611227 gene encoding TMV resistance protein N-like gives MIGQTDIPSSSYWSPPTPQWTYDVFLSFRSEDTHRNFTDHLYTSLNQKGVFAFRDAEQLEREKPISPELLKAIEESRYVIVVLSRNYAYSTCCLDELAKSVECMKVMGQALLPVFYDVDPSEVQKQMGNFGKAFSKHEETFKDNTEKVQKWRDALTEVADLYGWHVQDGYESKIIQDIVRYIFTKVNQTISSIYTDLVGMDSRVNKVISCLDMALNNVCMLGMWGMGGIGKTTTAEVVFDRIRSQFEAYSFLANVREVTQKQGLVHLQKQLLSDILFESNVDVHNVHMGISKIRQRLCNRMVLIILDDVDQLEQLEALCDHSWFGSGSRIIITSRDEHLLRTFGVDIMYKVKALTDAEALQLFCRKAFKKGQVSEDFLKLANNVVEYANGLPLAIEVLGSFLLGRSVEVWSSALDSLKENPDKRITEVLKVSFDALEDIEKKVFLDIACFFKGEEKDRVTRILESSCGYRPDIDVAVLIEKSLLTLFGRKLWMHDLIQELGWEIVRRECSEDPGKRSRLWLPKDIIHVLVNNEGTLAVEGIFLNLPKQEVVHVNVDPFSKMCKLRLLKISNVFFSGSIKYLSNELQLLEWHAFPFSSLPSNFQSDKLVELHMHSSLIKQLWRGNKRWSMLKSIDLSDSLYLIATPNFIEVPNLEKLVLQGCTRLVEVHPSLGLLKNLILLNMRNCKSIESLPPFINLESLRTLTLSGSSRLKRFPQIEGNMKSLLELHLDGTAIEELPPSIQRLTGLTLMNMGGCKNLFRLPNTIQYLTSLETLILTGCSELDDIPEDLNCVECLEELDISGTAIRASSSIAAMKNLKTLSFQGCKDLPSKSWHSLFNCWWWGRKGNVPVSLLLPTSLSGLTSLTSLNLSDCNLIDGAIPDDLGTLISLRTLNLSANNFVCLPESIGQLSKLESLNLMNCSRLLSLPKKLPLSVRHVPADDCTSLIDFPDQFKVWTSAVSGMTTISALISSKHQESSTSSPLDQKYTKTWTSSTVPGRSFFSFGPESDKHQQWSPVHDLSLPNQVLQKDIELYDYKSHSIKAACYQNEIPEWFSGRATGDFISIPVPPDLKNEKKWMGVAIVFLVKGKPGVAHVKSDSEASDYFYKCRVETEEFQLEPFLLDWRHLNSIESSSELLCFFYVPCVCFPRMLNESFVIGTLFETNNRCMEVQKCGIRLVYEQDVEQFIQTFIPQSFGFGGRQQQQIHLLTKQNQQLIPSDPSNLKVGKATSESGWFNLDNDILRWEKFIPTCEEASTVLLRRNIESVLPRYLEGLNHRWQDYGFPLSGSPAWFNTEVGTSVTIELPQNLHKCKKWMGFSLCASLAVEHQHIVKEDQYHGSCRLEMGKHYMNLSLNLESLISDKHHLLIAYIPRSMIPELFTQTSPRQICLSFITYRPALKVKICGLRILYKQDLQGFVQTITQCILGSSDTLFGYYNDLVVKHWINLILLQSCKVLTEEKQSPRECDTRLQQRRFQLISQNFRNRVWSDNHFAFNFAGIEIPKWFLNPNKGDCAQIDMPPNLFDDGNWLGIAVSGSVSIHEHPNIIHDTPDSEFDREVICDLKPGVEFDNSLRLAFGTEKEIWLHARDLTWFVYISRALFPESWNKCHIVSATLGSNGPGLGLHECAIRLVFKEDVEELVQTLTLCELSSNCGHCKQAAEYGN, from the exons ATGATCGGCCAAacagatattccttcttcttcttattggTCTCCTCCGACCCCTCAATGGACATACGATGTGTTCCTCAGTTTCAGAAGCGAAGACACCCATAGAAATTTTACAGACCATCTGTATACTTCTCTGAATCAGAAGGGAGTATTTGCATTCAGAGATGCTGAACAACTTGAGAGGGAAAAACCCATCTCGCCAGAACTCTTGAAAGCAATTGAAGAATCAAGATATGTAATTGTCGTTCTTTCAAGAAACTATGCCTACTCAACATGTTGCTTGGATGAGCTTGCAAAGAGTGTTGAATGCATGAAAGTGATGGGGCAGGCATTACTCCCAGTTTTCTATGATGTGGATCCATCTGAGGTACAAAAACAAATGGGGAATTTCGGGAAAGCCTTCTCCAAGCATGAAGAAACCTTTAAGGATAATACAGAGAAGGTGCAAAAGTGGAGAGATGCACTTACTGAAGTGGCTGATCTCTATGGATGGCATGTACAAGATGG GTATGAATCGAAAATTATTCAAGATATTGTGAGATATATTTTCACAAAAGTAAATCAAACAATTTCAAGTATATATACGGATTTAGTTGGGATGGATTCTCGCGTAAACAAAGTGATTTCTTGCTTAGACATGGCGTTGAACAATGTATGTATGTTAGGGATGTGGGGGATGGGGGGGATTGGTAAGACAACCACTGCAGAAGTAGTTTTTGATAGGATACGTTCTCAGTTTGAAGCTTACAGCTTTCTTGCCAATGTTAGAGAGGTAACCCAGAAACAAGGTCTAGTCCATTTACAAAAGCAACTTCTTTCGGATATCCTGTTCGAGAGTAATGTAGATGTACATAATGTCCATATGGGGATCAGTAAAATAAGGCAGAGACTGTGTAATAGAATGGTTCTTATCATTCTTGATGATGTGGATCAATTAGAACAATTGGAAGCATTGTGTGATCATAGTTGGTTTGGTTCAGGGAGTAGAATTATAATAACATCGAGGGATGAACATTTGTTACGCACATTTGGAGTGGATATAATGTATAAGGTTAAGGCATTAACTGATGCTGAAGCTCTTCAGCTCTTTTGTCGGAAAGCATTCAAGAAAGGCCAGGTCAGTGAAGACTTTCTCAAGCTGGCAAACAATGTTGTAGAATACGCTAATGGCCTCCCATTAGCTATTGAAGTTTTGGGTTCTTTCCTCCTTGGTAGAAGTGTAGAAGTATGGTCAAGTGCTTTGGATAGCCTTAAAGAAAACCCTGACAAAAGAATAACTGAGGTGCTTAAAGTAAGTTTTGATGCTTTAGAAGACATAGAAAAGAAGGTATTTTTGGACATTGCATGTTTCTTTAAAGGGGAGGAGAAAGATCGTGTTACAAGAATACTGGAAAGTAGTTGTGGCTATCGTCCAGACATTGATGTAGCAGTTCTCATAGAAAAATCTTTACTAACTCTATTTGGAAGAAAATTGTGGATGCATGATTTGATACAAGAATTAGGTTGGGAGATTGTTCGTCGTGAATGCAGTGAAGATCCGGGCAAACGTAGCAGGTTGTGGCTTCCCAAGGATATAATCCATGTACTTGTAAACAATGAG GGAACACTTGCGGTGGAAGGTATATTCCTGAATCTACCAAAACAAGAGGTGGTTCACGTAAATGTTGACCCCTTCTCAAAGATGTGCAAGCTAAGATTGTTAAAAATTAGTAATGTGTTTTTTTCTGGATCCATCAAATACCTTTCTAACGAGTTACAACTGCTGGAATGGCATGCATTTCCTTTTAGTTCTTTGCCATCAAACTTTCAATCAGATAAGCTTGTGGAACTCCACATGCATTCAAGCCTTATCAAACAACTATGGAGGGGAAATAAA CGCTGGAGCATGCTAAAGTCTATTGATCTAAGTGATTCCTTGTACTTGATTGCGACCCCAAACTTCATTGAGGTTCCAAATCTTGAGAAGTTGGTGCTTCAAGGTTGCACAAGATTGGTTGAGGTTCACCCTTCCCTTGGATTGCTCAAAAACCTTATCTTGTTGAATATGAGAAACTGCAAATCTATTGAGAGCCTTCCACCTTTCATCAATTTGGAATCTCTTAGAACTTTAACTCTCTCTGGTTCTTCAAGACTCAAGAGGTTTCCtcaaattgaaggaaatatgaaaaGCTTGTTGGAGCTTCATCTAGATGGAACTGCCATTGAAGAATTACCACCATCAATTCAACGTTTGACTGGTCTTAcattgatgaatatgggaggctGCAAAAACCTTTTCCGTCTTCCGAATACCATTCAATATTTGACATCTCTTGAAACTCTTATTCTAACAGGTTGCTCAGAACTTGATGACATACCTGAGGATTTGAATTGTGTGGAATGTCTTGAGGAGCTTGATATAAGTGGAACTGCTATAAGAGCATCATCATCCATTGCGGCTATGAAAAATCTAAAGACTTTATCCTTCCAAGGATGTAAAGATCTACCTTCAAAATCGTGGCATTCTCTCTTTAATTGTTGGTGGTGGGGTAGAAAGGGCAATGTTCCTGTGAGTTTGTTGTTGCCTACTTCGTTGTCAGGTTTAACTTCCCTGACGAGCCTAAACTTAAGTGATTGCAATCTGATAGATGGAGCAATACCTGATGATCTTGGCACCTTAATCTCCTTAAGGACATTAAACTTAAGTGCTAATAACTTTGTTTGCTTACCTGAAAGCATCGGCCAGCTATCTAAGCTTGAGTCTCTCAACTTGATGAATTGTAGTAGGCTTCTGTCACTGCCTAAGAAGCTTCCATTAAGTGTTCGACACGTCCCTGCAGATGATTGTACATCACTGATAGATTTCCCTGATCAATTCAAAGTATGGACCTCAGCTGTTTCTGGAATGACTACAATCAGTGCCCTCATTTCATCCAAGCATCAAGAATCTTCTACTTCATCACCACTAGACCAAAAATACACAAAGACATGGACTTCATCAACTGTCCCAGGACGTAGTTTCTTTAGTTTTGGCCCCGAATCAGATAAGCATCAACAATGGAGTCCAGTTCATGATCTTTCACTGCCAAATCAAGTTCTGCAAAAAGACATtgaa CTATATGATTATAAGTCACATTCCATAAAGGCTGCTTGTTATCAAAATGAAATTCCAGAGTGGTTCAGCGGCAGAGCTACGGGAGATTTCATATCGATCCCGGTGCCTCCAGAtttgaaaaatgagaagaagtggatggggGTTGCTATTGTTTTCTTGGTGAAGGGAAAACCTGGTGTCGCCCATGTTAAATCTGATTCAGAGGCTTCTGATTACTTCTACAAATGCAGAGTGGAAACTGAGGAATTTCAACTGGAACCATTCCTTCTTGACTGGAGACATCTCAACTCAATTGAATCAAGTTCTGAgttactttgttttttttatgtacCTTGTGTGTGCTTTCCAAGGATGTTAAATGAATCGTTCGTGATTGGGACTTTATTTGAAACCAACAACCGGTGCATGGAGGTCCAGAAATGTGGGATTCGTCTTGTTTACGAGCAAGATGTTGAACAGTTTATCCAAACATTCATACCACAAAGTTTTGGTTTTGGAGGGCGGCAGCAACAACAAATCCATTTGCTGACCAAACAAAATCAACAACTTATCCCTTCTGACCCTTCCAATCTGAAAGTTGGAAAAGCTACATCAGAATCTGGATGGTTTAATCTAGATAATGACATTTTGAGATG GGAGAAATTTATTCCAACGTGTGAAGAAGCTTCCACAGTTTTGTTGAGAAGGAACATCGAGTCTGTTCTTCCAAGATACCTggag GGACTAAACCATAGGTGGCAAGACTATGGATTTCCTTTAAGTGGAAGCCCAGCATGGTTTAATACTGAAGTTGGGACGTCTGTGACAATCGAGCTGCCTCAGAATCTGCACAAGTGTAAGAAGTGGATGGGTTTTTCTCTATGCGCATCACTTGCAGTAGAACACCAGCACATCGTAAAAGAGGATCAGTATCATGGTTCTTGTCGACTCGAAATGGGTAAACATTATATGAATCTGTCCCTAAACTTAGAGTCTCTGATTTCTGATAAACATCACCTTTTGATTGCTTACATTCCACGGTCGATGATTCCCGAACTGTTCACTCAAACATCACCAAGGCAAATCTGCCTTTCCTTTATTACCTACAGACCTGCTTTAAAGGTTAAAATCTGTGGGCTCCGTATTTTGTACAAGCAAGATTTACAAGGATTTGTCCAGACAATCACACAGTGCATATTAGGCAGTTCAGACACCCTCTTTGGATATTATAATGATTTGGTGGTAAAACATTGGATAAACTTAATTCTACTGCAAAGTTGTAAAGTCCTTACAGAGGAAAAACAGAGTCCCCGAGAATGTGATACTCGATTACAGCAAAGAAGGTTCCAGCTGATCTCTCAAAATTTCAGAAACCGG GTCTGGTCTGACAATCACTTTGCATTTAATTTTGCTGGAATTGAAATTCCGAAGTGGTTCTTGAATCCAAATAAAGGCGACTGTGCACAGATTGATATGCCTCCAAATTTGTTCGATGATGGTAATTGGTTAGGAATTGCTGTATCTGGTTCTGTATCGATCCATGAACATCCAAATATCATTCATGACACTCCCGACTCAGAATTCGATCGTGAGGTCATTTGTGATCTGAAACCCGGGGTTGAATTCGACAATAGTCTCCGTTTGGCATTCGGTACGGAGAAAGAGATATGGTTGCATGCACGTGATTTGACTTGGTTTGTATATATATCACGTGCTCTATTTCCTGAATCGTGGAATAAATGCCATATAGTCAGTGCAACTTTAGGGTCCAACGGCCCAGGCTTAGGATTGCATGAATGTGCCATTCGTCTAGTGTTTAAGGAGGATGTTGAAGAGCTTGTACAAACGCTGACGCTCTGCGAGTTATCTTCAAACTGCGGTCATTGCAAGCAAGCTGCAGAATATGGTAATTGA